In Burkholderia sp. HI2500, the following are encoded in one genomic region:
- a CDS encoding methyl-accepting chemotaxis protein, with translation MLQNWSIRTTLTAVGLILVALAAAVGGLGLVALNHASRSLDAIAHVDLPAIHSLDDTSSYLLRARVSLDRFRSLTEAGNTAEAAKVLDRAQELYAKSNQNWQAFQATPKLGIEQALVDDLAARYATIVKEGVEPEFAAARAGDMAAYHAVADTKISPMFVAYDQAAAAVVASLQKRAEDRQATTQSQISLMIGLIAAGIAIAFVVVIAIRFALRGLIVQPLEDAIAHFERIAGGDLTQPVNVFSTNEIGRLFGGIKRMQDAVTTMVQAVHRGTESIDVGAREISTGNTDLSQRTEEQAASLQETASSMEQLTGTVRQNAENARQASQLAVNASDIATQGGEVVGQVVSTMQDIAASSGKVVDIIGTIEGIAFQTNILALNAAVEAARAGEQGRGFAVVAGEVRSLAQRSASAAKEIKQLIGDSAEKVESGSALVSRAGSTMDEIVQAVRRVTDIMGEISAASDEQSTGIEQVNRAVGQMDSVTQQNAALVEQAAAAAASLEEQTRQMKAIVSGWRVMGGIVLAPSRGVARPVAHEPAPALTSEPRFDAAPVAALPAPQAAAQPARRAAPAPRAAAAAASGAGHETKRAADTGAHAHKDAPASRGTAAGGYGPRLAKTAAPADKPAAKPALVRPALNGEKPAAATAGTSDDDWETF, from the coding sequence ATGTTGCAAAACTGGTCGATCCGCACGACGCTCACGGCGGTCGGACTCATCCTCGTGGCGCTGGCCGCAGCCGTCGGCGGGCTCGGCCTGGTCGCGCTGAATCACGCGAGCCGCTCGCTCGACGCGATCGCGCACGTCGACCTGCCGGCGATCCACTCGCTCGACGATACGTCGTCGTACCTGCTGCGCGCACGCGTGTCGCTCGACCGCTTCCGCTCGTTGACGGAAGCCGGCAACACGGCCGAAGCGGCCAAGGTGCTCGACCGCGCGCAGGAGCTGTACGCAAAGTCGAACCAGAACTGGCAGGCGTTCCAGGCGACGCCGAAGCTCGGTATCGAGCAGGCGCTCGTCGACGACCTGGCCGCCCGCTACGCGACGATCGTGAAGGAAGGCGTCGAGCCCGAGTTCGCGGCCGCGCGCGCGGGCGACATGGCCGCGTACCACGCGGTCGCCGATACCAAGATCAGCCCGATGTTCGTCGCGTACGACCAGGCCGCGGCGGCCGTGGTCGCGTCGCTGCAGAAGCGCGCGGAAGATCGCCAGGCCACGACGCAATCGCAGATCTCGCTGATGATCGGGTTGATCGCGGCGGGCATCGCGATCGCGTTCGTCGTCGTGATCGCGATCCGCTTCGCGCTGCGCGGGCTGATCGTGCAGCCGCTGGAAGACGCGATCGCGCACTTCGAGCGCATCGCCGGCGGCGACCTCACGCAGCCGGTCAACGTGTTCAGCACCAACGAGATCGGCCGCCTGTTCGGCGGCATCAAGCGGATGCAGGACGCCGTCACGACGATGGTGCAGGCCGTGCATCGCGGTACCGAGTCGATCGACGTCGGCGCGCGCGAGATCTCGACCGGCAACACCGACCTGTCGCAGCGCACCGAGGAGCAGGCCGCATCGCTGCAGGAAACCGCGTCGAGCATGGAGCAGCTGACGGGCACCGTGCGGCAGAACGCGGAAAACGCGCGGCAGGCCAGCCAGCTCGCGGTGAACGCATCGGACATCGCGACGCAGGGCGGCGAAGTGGTCGGCCAGGTCGTGTCGACGATGCAGGACATCGCGGCCAGCTCGGGCAAGGTCGTCGACATCATCGGCACGATCGAAGGCATCGCGTTCCAGACCAACATCCTCGCGCTGAACGCGGCGGTCGAAGCCGCGCGTGCGGGCGAACAGGGCCGCGGCTTCGCGGTGGTCGCCGGCGAGGTGCGCTCGCTCGCGCAGCGCAGCGCGAGCGCCGCGAAGGAAATCAAGCAGCTGATCGGCGATTCGGCCGAGAAGGTCGAAAGCGGGTCGGCGCTCGTGTCGCGCGCCGGTTCGACGATGGACGAGATCGTGCAGGCCGTGCGCCGCGTGACCGACATCATGGGCGAGATCAGCGCCGCGTCGGACGAGCAGTCGACCGGCATCGAGCAGGTCAACCGCGCGGTCGGCCAGATGGATTCGGTCACGCAGCAGAACGCCGCGCTCGTCGAGCAGGCGGCCGCCGCGGCGGCGTCGCTCGAGGAGCAGACGCGCCAGATGAAGGCGATCGTGTCGGGCTGGCGCGTGATGGGCGGCATCGTGCTCGCGCCGTCGCGTGGTGTCGCGCGGCCGGTCGCACACGAGCCCGCGCCGGCGCTGACGTCGGAGCCGCGTTTCGACGCGGCGCCGGTCGCCGCGCTGCCGGCTCCGCAGGCTGCCGCACAACCGGCACGGCGCGCCGCGCCGGCGCCGCGTGCCGCCGCCGCGGCTGCATCGGGTGCGGGCCATGAAACGAAGCGTGCAGCCGATACGGGCGCGCACGCGCACAAGGATGCACCGGCTTCCCGCGGCACGGCCGCGGGCGGCTACGGGCCGCGTCTGGCGAAAACCGCCGCACCGGCCGACAAGCCGGCCGCGAAGCCCGCGCTCGTGCGCCCGGCGCTGAACGGCGAGAAGCCGGCGGCGGCCACGGCCGGCACGTCCGACGACGATTGGGAGACCTTCTAA
- a CDS encoding CheR family methyltransferase produces MPHARAPFRPDAPDASPRAGEPGRDFAFTSADFARIRALIHQRAGISLSEHKRDMAYSRLARRLRARGLDTFRDYLDLLEQEDDPLEWEAFTNALTTNLTAFFREAHHFPILSDFVKGRPAPVSVWCSAASTGEEPYSIAITLIEALGESAARGASILATDLDTQVLAKAEAGIYTYDQVKHLAPERLKRFFLKGTGAQAGRVKVRPELRAMIRFEQLNLTDADYGIAKPFDAIFCRNVMIYFDKPTQGQVLSRFEPLVKPGGLLFAGHSENFTYVTQAFRLRGQTVYELTRDAAQGARPRGAQASAMPSPARMHAAGAASALGERG; encoded by the coding sequence ATGCCGCATGCGCGCGCGCCGTTTCGACCCGATGCACCGGATGCCTCGCCTCGCGCGGGCGAGCCGGGGCGCGATTTCGCGTTCACCAGCGCGGATTTCGCACGCATTCGCGCGCTGATCCATCAACGCGCGGGAATCTCGCTGTCCGAGCACAAGCGCGACATGGCGTACAGCCGTCTCGCGCGCCGCTTGCGGGCACGCGGCCTCGACACGTTCCGCGACTACCTCGACCTGCTCGAGCAGGAAGACGATCCGCTCGAGTGGGAAGCGTTCACCAATGCGCTGACGACGAACCTGACCGCGTTCTTCCGCGAGGCTCACCATTTCCCGATCCTGTCGGATTTCGTGAAAGGGCGGCCGGCGCCGGTCTCGGTCTGGTGCTCGGCGGCGTCGACGGGCGAAGAGCCTTACTCGATCGCGATCACGCTGATCGAGGCGCTCGGCGAATCGGCCGCGCGCGGCGCGTCGATCCTCGCGACCGACCTCGACACGCAGGTGCTCGCGAAGGCGGAGGCCGGCATCTACACGTACGACCAGGTCAAGCACCTGGCGCCGGAGCGGCTGAAGCGCTTCTTCCTGAAGGGCACGGGCGCGCAGGCCGGCCGCGTGAAGGTGCGCCCCGAGCTGCGCGCGATGATCCGCTTCGAGCAGCTGAACCTGACCGATGCGGATTACGGGATCGCGAAGCCGTTCGACGCGATCTTCTGCCGCAACGTGATGATCTATTTCGACAAGCCGACGCAGGGGCAGGTGCTGTCGCGCTTCGAGCCGCTCGTGAAGCCGGGCGGGCTGCTGTTCGCCGGCCATTCGGAGAACTTCACGTATGTCACGCAGGCGTTCCGGCTGCGCGGGCAGACGGTGTACGAACTGACCCGCGACGCCGCCCAGGGCGCGCGGCCGCGGGGCGCGCAGGCGAGCGCGATGCCGTCTCCCGCGCGCATGCATGCCGCGGGCGCCGCATCCGCTCTGGGAGAGCGCGGATGA
- the cheD gene encoding chemoreceptor glutamine deamidase CheD — protein MSALPIATNRYFDNHFGRPGVKLLPNEFYTTSEDMVLMTVLGSCVAACLHDPYAGIGGMNHFMLPDDGADPGAAASESMRYGAYAMEVLINEMIKAGGRRERFEAKVFGGAAVLAGMTTINIGDRNADFVRRYLALERIRITAEDLQGVHPRKVAFMAATGRAAVKKLRLQVPGVTEREAALAREADRARAARPRPQVELFAAKRPAPPQPARPRIELFGARSAAPAGGVRAANLSRKQEA, from the coding sequence ATGAGCGCCTTGCCGATCGCCACCAATCGCTACTTCGACAACCACTTCGGCCGTCCCGGCGTGAAGCTGCTGCCGAACGAGTTCTACACGACGTCCGAGGACATGGTGCTGATGACCGTGCTCGGCTCGTGCGTCGCCGCGTGCCTGCACGATCCGTACGCGGGCATCGGCGGGATGAACCACTTCATGCTGCCCGACGACGGCGCCGACCCGGGCGCGGCCGCGTCGGAATCGATGCGCTACGGCGCGTATGCGATGGAAGTGCTGATCAACGAGATGATCAAGGCCGGCGGGCGCCGCGAACGCTTCGAGGCGAAGGTGTTCGGGGGCGCCGCCGTGCTGGCCGGGATGACGACGATCAACATCGGCGACCGCAACGCGGATTTCGTGCGCCGCTACCTCGCGCTCGAACGCATCCGCATCACGGCGGAAGACCTGCAGGGCGTGCACCCGCGCAAGGTCGCGTTCATGGCGGCCACGGGGCGCGCGGCGGTGAAGAAGCTGCGGCTGCAGGTGCCGGGCGTCACCGAGCGCGAAGCCGCGCTCGCCCGCGAGGCCGATCGCGCCCGCGCCGCACGGCCGCGTCCGCAGGTCGAGCTGTTCGCGGCCAAGCGTCCGGCCCCGCCGCAACCGGCGCGCCCGCGCATCGAGCTGTTCGGCGCGCGCAGCGCGGCGCCGGCCGGCGGCGTGCGGGCGGCGAACCTATCAAGAAAGCAGGAGGCATGA
- a CDS encoding protein-glutamate methylesterase/protein-glutamine glutaminase, translating into MTAVQKIKVLCVDDSALIRSLMTEIINSQPDMTVCATAPDPLVARELIKQHNPDVLTLDVEMPRMDGLDFLEKLMRLRPMPVVMVSSLTERGSEITLRALELGAVDFVTKPRVGIRDGMLDYAEKLADKIRAASRARVRQAPQPQAAARATDSHPAAPMINNPLVSTEKLIIIGASTGGTEAIREVLTPLPPDAPAVLIAQHMPPGFTKSFAQRLNGLCRIAVKEAEHGERVLPGHAYIAPGHAHLLLARSGANYIAQLSDEPPVNRHRPSVDVLFRSAATHAGKNALGVILTGMGRDGAAGLLEMKRAGAHTFAQDEASCIVFGMPREAIALGGADEIVPLAEMSRRVMARLATMGDRVQRV; encoded by the coding sequence ATGACCGCAGTGCAGAAGATCAAAGTGTTGTGCGTCGACGATTCGGCGCTGATCCGCAGCCTGATGACCGAGATCATCAACAGCCAGCCCGACATGACGGTGTGCGCGACCGCGCCCGATCCGCTCGTCGCGCGCGAGCTCATCAAGCAGCACAACCCCGACGTGCTCACGCTCGACGTCGAAATGCCGCGCATGGACGGGCTCGACTTCCTCGAGAAGCTGATGCGCCTGCGGCCGATGCCGGTCGTGATGGTGTCGTCGCTGACCGAGCGCGGCTCGGAAATCACGCTGCGTGCGCTCGAACTCGGCGCGGTCGATTTCGTCACGAAGCCGCGCGTCGGGATTCGCGACGGCATGCTCGACTACGCGGAAAAGCTCGCCGACAAGATCCGCGCGGCGTCGCGGGCGCGCGTGCGCCAGGCGCCGCAGCCGCAGGCCGCCGCGCGCGCGACGGACAGCCACCCGGCCGCGCCGATGATCAACAACCCGCTCGTCAGTACCGAGAAGCTGATCATCATCGGCGCGTCGACGGGCGGCACCGAGGCGATCCGCGAAGTGCTGACGCCGCTGCCGCCGGATGCGCCGGCCGTGCTGATCGCGCAGCACATGCCGCCGGGCTTCACGAAGTCGTTCGCGCAGCGGCTGAACGGCCTGTGCCGGATCGCGGTGAAGGAAGCCGAGCACGGCGAGCGCGTGCTGCCGGGCCACGCATATATTGCGCCGGGCCACGCGCACCTGTTGCTTGCGAGAAGCGGGGCGAACTATATTGCGCAACTGTCGGACGAGCCGCCGGTGAACCGGCACCGCCCGTCGGTCGACGTGCTGTTCCGCTCGGCGGCGACGCACGCGGGCAAGAACGCGCTCGGGGTGATCCTGACCGGGATGGGCCGCGACGGCGCGGCCGGCCTGCTGGAAATGAAACGCGCGGGCGCTCACACGTTCGCGCAGGATGAAGCAAGCTGCATCGTGTTCGGGATGCCGCGCGAGGCGATCGCGCTCGGCGGCGCGGACGAGATCGTGCCGCTCGCCGAGATGAGCCGTCGCGTGATGGCGCGCCTGGCGACGATGGGCGACCGCGTGCAGCGCGTTTGA
- the cheY gene encoding chemotaxis response regulator CheY has protein sequence MDKSMKILVVDDFPTMRRIVRNLLKELGYSNVDEAEDGAAGLARLRGGGFDFVISDWNMPNLDGLAMLKEIRADATLTHLPVLMVTAESKKENIIAAAQAGASGYVVKPFTAATLDEKLNKIIDKMAKTGS, from the coding sequence ATGGACAAGAGCATGAAAATCCTGGTGGTGGACGATTTCCCGACGATGCGCCGGATCGTCCGCAACCTGCTCAAGGAACTGGGCTATTCGAACGTCGACGAGGCCGAGGACGGCGCGGCCGGCCTGGCGCGGCTGCGCGGCGGCGGTTTCGACTTCGTGATCTCCGACTGGAACATGCCGAACCTCGACGGCCTCGCGATGCTGAAGGAAATCCGCGCGGACGCGACGCTCACGCACCTGCCGGTGCTGATGGTCACGGCCGAGTCGAAGAAGGAGAACATCATCGCGGCCGCGCAGGCCGGCGCGAGCGGCTACGTCGTGAAACCGTTCACGGCCGCGACGCTCGACGAGAAGCTGAACAAGATCATCGACAAGATGGCGAAGACCGGGAGCTGA
- the cheZ gene encoding protein phosphatase CheZ encodes MNEPIHAALTGAGFSADGQAEGADFASDRILARIGHVTRTLRDSMRELGLDKHVERAAEAVPDARDRLRYVATMTEQAAVRVLNAIEVAKPMQERIQNEAEALDARWAQWYAAPIEHAEVRELMDDTRTFLRTLPESASATRAQLLEIMLAQDFQDLTGQVIKKIMDMVYLIEQQLLTVLVENIAPERREQFAATAALLAAEQISPTGSPESLLNGPQIAPEGKTDVVQDQGQVDDLLASLGF; translated from the coding sequence GTGAACGAGCCGATCCATGCCGCGCTGACCGGCGCCGGGTTCAGCGCCGACGGCCAGGCCGAAGGCGCCGATTTCGCGAGCGACCGCATCCTCGCGCGCATCGGCCATGTCACGCGCACGCTGCGCGATTCGATGCGCGAGCTCGGGCTCGACAAGCATGTCGAGCGGGCGGCGGAAGCCGTGCCCGATGCGCGCGACCGGCTACGCTACGTCGCGACGATGACCGAGCAGGCCGCCGTGCGCGTGCTGAACGCGATCGAGGTCGCGAAGCCGATGCAGGAGCGCATCCAGAACGAGGCCGAGGCGCTCGACGCGCGCTGGGCCCAGTGGTATGCGGCACCGATCGAGCACGCGGAAGTGCGCGAGCTGATGGACGATACGCGCACGTTCCTGCGCACGCTGCCCGAATCGGCTTCGGCCACCCGCGCGCAACTGCTCGAGATCATGCTCGCGCAGGATTTCCAGGACCTGACCGGGCAGGTGATCAAGAAGATCATGGACATGGTCTACCTGATCGAGCAGCAGCTCCTCACGGTGCTCGTCGAGAACATCGCGCCCGAGCGGCGCGAGCAGTTCGCGGCCACCGCGGCTTTGCTCGCGGCCGAGCAGATCAGCCCGACCGGCAGCCCCGAGTCGCTGCTGAACGGCCCGCAGATCGCGCCGGAAGGCAAGACCGACGTGGTCCAGGACCAGGGGCAGGTGGACGACCTGCTCGCCAGCCTGGGCTTCTGA
- a CDS encoding DUF2844 domain-containing protein, whose amino-acid sequence MKLKRLGWAVAHATAAMGVLWSVHAYAELGGAPMSPPADDRAATVRALQRAMRSADGMQTSTAAYTVREITLGSGTVIHEYTSAAGSVFGLAWQGPTMPDLASLLGSYFPQYTAGVQAAHQARGWRAPVSVDTSGLVIRTGGHMGAFSGQAWLPAALPAGLTGTDIQ is encoded by the coding sequence GTGAAGCTGAAACGCTTGGGCTGGGCCGTCGCGCACGCGACGGCTGCAATGGGTGTGCTGTGGAGTGTCCACGCATACGCTGAACTGGGCGGCGCGCCGATGTCGCCGCCGGCGGACGATCGGGCCGCAACCGTGCGCGCACTGCAGCGCGCGATGCGTTCGGCAGACGGCATGCAGACGAGCACGGCCGCCTATACCGTCCGCGAGATCACGCTCGGATCGGGCACCGTCATCCACGAATACACGTCGGCCGCCGGCAGCGTGTTCGGCCTCGCATGGCAAGGGCCGACGATGCCGGATCTCGCGTCGCTGCTCGGCAGCTATTTCCCGCAGTACACCGCAGGCGTCCAGGCGGCGCACCAGGCGCGCGGCTGGCGCGCGCCCGTGTCCGTCGACACCAGCGGCCTCGTGATCCGGACAGGCGGCCACATGGGCGCCTTCTCGGGCCAGGCGTGGCTGCCGGCGGCGCTGCCTGCCGGCCTGACCGGCACCGACATCCAGTGA
- a CDS encoding DUF3443 family protein yields MRIPRTFKRWLGVLGLAAATAVLVTACGGGDGGGSSSGNNGNGGNNGNGGSDGNSGNTAVITVNAGVANVINIPTVSLKVCAPGTSNCQVVNNVLVDTASYGLRLVGSAVSGVLGSLPQVTSGGAPVAECGKFVSSYTWGSVRTVDLSIGSEQASSLPVQIIGDLGTTNVPSSCTNGGASANSASALGANGILGIGPAPVDCGTTCATSTSTNNNYYACPNGNNANCTVALVPVAQQVANPVHRFADSSGVSVSMPKISDSGQASATGTLTFGLPDLTGKTVMTSTTTGDVSATFQGRNVTAFFDTGSNAYFFNDTSGTLPACPKNTQFYCPSTTTSNSATLTGQNGVSGTVTMPVVNADSLFSNPSTFAFNDIAGPFGSSSWLDIGMPHFYNRTIYFGMDKTASGGAAPFVAF; encoded by the coding sequence TTGAGAATTCCTCGTACATTCAAGCGCTGGCTCGGCGTGCTGGGCCTTGCGGCGGCAACGGCCGTCCTCGTGACGGCATGCGGCGGCGGAGACGGCGGCGGCAGCAGCTCGGGCAACAACGGCAACGGCGGCAACAACGGTAACGGCGGCTCGGACGGCAATTCCGGGAACACGGCCGTCATCACCGTCAATGCCGGCGTCGCGAACGTGATCAACATCCCGACCGTCAGCCTGAAGGTCTGCGCGCCGGGCACGTCGAACTGCCAGGTGGTCAACAACGTGCTCGTCGATACCGCGTCCTACGGGCTGCGGCTCGTCGGCAGCGCCGTGTCGGGCGTGCTCGGCAGCCTCCCGCAGGTGACGAGCGGCGGCGCGCCGGTCGCCGAGTGCGGCAAGTTCGTGTCGAGCTATACGTGGGGGTCGGTGCGCACGGTCGACCTGTCGATCGGCTCCGAGCAGGCGAGTTCGCTGCCCGTGCAGATCATCGGCGACCTCGGCACGACCAACGTGCCGAGCTCGTGCACGAACGGCGGCGCGTCGGCCAACTCGGCAAGCGCGCTCGGCGCGAACGGGATCCTCGGCATCGGGCCGGCGCCGGTCGACTGCGGCACGACCTGCGCGACGTCGACGTCGACGAACAACAACTATTACGCGTGCCCGAACGGCAACAACGCGAACTGCACGGTCGCGCTCGTGCCGGTGGCGCAGCAGGTCGCCAACCCGGTGCATCGCTTCGCCGACAGCAGCGGGGTGAGCGTGAGCATGCCGAAAATTTCGGACAGCGGGCAGGCCAGCGCAACCGGCACGCTGACGTTCGGCCTGCCCGACCTGACCGGGAAGACCGTGATGACGTCGACCACGACGGGCGACGTCAGCGCGACGTTCCAGGGGCGCAACGTGACCGCGTTCTTCGATACGGGTTCGAATGCGTACTTCTTCAACGATACGTCGGGCACGTTGCCGGCCTGCCCGAAGAATACGCAGTTCTACTGCCCGTCGACGACGACCAGCAATTCGGCGACGCTGACCGGCCAGAACGGCGTGAGCGGCACGGTGACAATGCCCGTCGTGAACGCGGATTCACTGTTCTCGAACCCGTCGACGTTCGCGTTCAACGACATCGCGGGCCCGTTTGGTTCGTCCAGCTGGCTCGACATCGGCATGCCGCACTTCTACAACCGGACGATCTACTTCGGGATGGACAAGACCGCGAGCGGCGGCGCGGCGCCTTTCGTCGCGTTCTGA
- a CDS encoding VOC family protein — protein MNPRIQRITPFLWFDRDAEAAAGFYVSVFDNARIVHVARYGKAGAHASGSAEGAVMTVAFELDGQAFVALNGGPVFQITPAVSFVVNCRDQDEIDRYWARLSEGGDERAQQCGWLRDRFGVSWQVVPAQMSELMTGDPARAERVMAQVMTMKKLDLDALQRAAAG, from the coding sequence ATGAACCCGCGCATACAACGCATCACGCCGTTCCTGTGGTTCGACCGCGACGCCGAGGCGGCCGCCGGTTTCTACGTATCGGTGTTCGACAACGCGCGCATCGTGCATGTCGCGCGCTACGGCAAGGCCGGCGCGCATGCGTCCGGCAGCGCGGAGGGTGCGGTGATGACCGTCGCGTTCGAGCTCGACGGGCAGGCCTTCGTCGCGCTGAACGGCGGCCCCGTGTTCCAGATCACGCCGGCCGTGTCGTTCGTCGTCAACTGCCGGGACCAGGACGAAATCGACCGCTACTGGGCGCGCCTGTCGGAAGGCGGCGACGAGCGTGCGCAGCAGTGCGGCTGGCTGCGCGACCGCTTCGGCGTGTCGTGGCAGGTCGTGCCGGCGCAGATGAGCGAGCTGATGACGGGCGATCCGGCGCGCGCGGAGCGCGTGATGGCGCAGGTGATGACGATGAAGAAGCTCGATCTCGACGCGTTGCAGCGGGCGGCGGCGGGTTAG
- a CDS encoding DUF805 domain-containing protein: protein MNFSEAVRAVLNKYATFEGRARRAEYWYFVLLTTVLSIAAQIIGAAGRDGGLITLLLLAVLALVSLALIIPGLAVSVRRLHDTGRSGWFLLLALIPVVGGILLLVWTCTRGTEGPNRFGADPIVAA from the coding sequence ATGAATTTTTCCGAAGCCGTTCGTGCCGTACTCAATAAATACGCGACATTCGAAGGCCGTGCGCGTCGTGCCGAATACTGGTATTTCGTGCTGTTGACCACGGTGCTGTCGATCGCCGCGCAGATCATCGGCGCGGCCGGCCGCGACGGCGGCCTGATCACGCTGCTGCTGCTCGCCGTACTCGCCCTGGTTTCGCTGGCGCTGATCATTCCGGGCCTCGCGGTCAGCGTCCGCCGCCTGCACGATACGGGCCGCTCGGGCTGGTTCTTGCTGCTCGCGCTGATTCCGGTCGTCGGCGGCATCCTGCTGCTGGTATGGACGTGCACGCGCGGCACCGAAGGTCCGAACCGCTTCGGCGCGGACCCGATCGTGGCGGCCTGA
- the flhB gene encoding flagellar biosynthesis protein FlhB — MADESDLDKTEAATPRRLEKAREEGQVARSRELASFALLAAGFYGTWLLAGPSGGHLQAMLRGAFTFDRATAFDTSRMLSAAGSASLEGFAALLPILALTGVAALLAPMALGGWLISSKTFELKFDRLNPISGLGRIFSIQGPIQLGMSFAKTLVVGGIGGIAIWRSKDELLALATQPLRVALPDALHLIAVCCGTTVAGMLVVAALDVPYQIWQYNKKLRMTKEEVKREHRENEGDPHVKGRIRQQQRAIARRRMMAAVPKADVVVTNPTHFAVALQYTDGEMRAPKVVAKGVNLVAARIRELAAEHNVPLLEAPPLARALYHNVELEREIPGSLYSAVAEVLAWVYQLKRFRSEGGAFPAMPVDLEVPADLDKGASVSADDEREEQEDALGKGGTA, encoded by the coding sequence GTGGCAGACGAGAGCGATCTCGACAAGACCGAAGCCGCCACTCCCAGGCGCCTCGAGAAGGCGCGTGAGGAGGGGCAGGTCGCGCGTTCGCGCGAGCTGGCTTCGTTCGCGTTGCTCGCGGCCGGGTTCTACGGCACGTGGCTGCTCGCGGGCCCGTCGGGCGGGCATCTGCAGGCGATGCTGCGCGGCGCGTTCACGTTCGATCGCGCGACCGCGTTCGACACGAGCCGGATGCTGTCGGCGGCCGGCAGCGCGAGCCTCGAAGGCTTCGCCGCGCTGCTGCCGATCCTCGCGCTCACCGGCGTCGCCGCGCTGCTCGCGCCGATGGCGCTTGGCGGCTGGCTGATCTCGTCGAAGACGTTCGAGCTGAAGTTCGACCGCCTGAACCCGATCTCGGGCCTCGGCCGGATCTTCTCGATCCAGGGGCCGATCCAGCTCGGGATGTCGTTCGCGAAGACGCTGGTCGTCGGCGGCATCGGCGGCATCGCGATCTGGCGCAGCAAGGACGAGCTGCTCGCCCTCGCGACGCAGCCGCTGCGCGTGGCGCTGCCCGATGCGCTGCACCTGATCGCCGTGTGCTGCGGCACGACGGTCGCCGGGATGCTGGTGGTCGCCGCACTCGATGTGCCTTACCAAATCTGGCAGTACAACAAGAAGTTGCGCATGACGAAGGAAGAAGTGAAGCGCGAGCATCGCGAGAACGAAGGCGATCCGCACGTGAAGGGGCGGATCCGCCAGCAGCAGCGTGCGATCGCGCGCCGCCGGATGATGGCGGCCGTGCCGAAGGCCGACGTGGTCGTGACGAACCCGACGCACTTCGCCGTCGCGCTGCAATACACGGACGGCGAGATGCGCGCGCCGAAGGTCGTCGCGAAGGGCGTGAACCTCGTCGCCGCGCGCATCCGCGAACTCGCGGCCGAACACAACGTGCCGCTGCTCGAAGCGCCGCCGCTCGCGCGTGCGCTGTATCACAACGTCGAACTCGAACGCGAGATTCCCGGCTCGCTGTACTCGGCCGTCGCCGAAGTGCTCGCGTGGGTCTACCAGCTCAAGCGCTTCCGTTCGGAAGGCGGCGCGTTCCCGGCGATGCCGGTCGATCTGGAGGTGCCGGCCGACCTCGACAAGGGCGCGTCGGTGTCCGCCGACGATGAACGCGAAGAGCAGGAAGACGCGCTCGGCAAGGGAGGTACGGCATGA